A part of Phycisphaerae bacterium genomic DNA contains:
- a CDS encoding ATP-binding protein, whose product MPRRSTVRHSGRLCGWGKTHAAIALGLAACHAGYRARFATAIDIINN is encoded by the coding sequence ATGCCGAGGCGCTCGACGGTGAGACACTCAGGCAGGTTGTGCGGGTGGGGCAAAACGCACGCCGCGATCGCCTTGGGCCTGGCCGCCTGCCACGCGGGCTATCGCGCCCGCTTCGCCACCGCCATCGACATCATCAATAACC